The following are from one region of the Vicinamibacterales bacterium genome:
- a CDS encoding iron-sulfur cluster assembly protein: MKNLPMIPEQPADLPPDGGSQLEGLAADPARTEALRPAIHAALKRVYDPEIPVDILELGLIYDVFVTADGVAAIKMTLTAPACPAAQVLPGQVADAAKSVAGVTDAAVEVVWEPAWTRDRMSDAAKLQLGMW; this comes from the coding sequence ATGAAGAACCTTCCCATGATCCCCGAGCAGCCTGCGGATCTTCCGCCTGACGGTGGCAGCCAGCTGGAGGGTCTCGCGGCCGATCCGGCGAGAACGGAGGCCTTGCGCCCCGCCATTCACGCGGCGCTCAAGAGGGTTTACGATCCGGAGATCCCGGTCGACATCCTCGAGCTGGGGCTCATCTACGACGTGTTCGTCACCGCCGACGGAGTGGCGGCGATCAAGATGACGCTGACCGCGCCGGCGTGCCCGGCGGCGCAGGTGCTGCCGGGGCAGGTCGCCGACGCGGCGAAGAGCGTCGCCGGCGTCACGGACGCGGCCGTCGAGGTCGTGTGGGAGCCTGCCTGGACCAGGGATCGGATGTCGGACGCGGCGAAACTGCAGCTGGGGATGTGGTGA
- a CDS encoding SUF system Fe-S cluster assembly regulator produces MLRLSKKADYALMAMKHLARKTDSASASTSAREIAEQYDIPIELMAKVLQRLARHGLLTSHQGTRGGYTLSRATTSISVADIIQAIDGPLTVTACSTEDEQCEQFVKCNVRDPLWRIKDRILSALAECSLAEISSDIPPPPPEVMPMTLSRGTR; encoded by the coding sequence ATGCTGCGACTCTCTAAGAAGGCGGATTACGCGCTGATGGCGATGAAGCACCTCGCCCGGAAGACCGACTCCGCGTCGGCCTCGACGAGTGCCCGTGAGATCGCCGAACAGTACGACATTCCCATCGAGCTGATGGCCAAGGTGCTGCAGCGCCTCGCGCGCCACGGGCTGCTCACCTCGCACCAGGGCACGCGCGGCGGCTACACGCTGTCGCGCGCCACGACCTCGATCTCCGTCGCCGACATCATCCAGGCGATCGACGGTCCGCTGACGGTCACCGCCTGCTCCACGGAGGACGAGCAGTGCGAGCAGTTCGTCAAGTGCAACGTCCGCGATCCGCTCTGGCGGATCAAGGATCGGATTCTGTCCGCGCTCGCCGAGTGCTCGCTGGCCGAGATCTCCAGCGACATCCCGCCGCCGCCGCCCGAGGTCATGCCGATGACCCTGTCGCGCGGCACGCGGTGA
- a CDS encoding SUF system NifU family Fe-S cluster assembly protein, with protein sequence MSDLADLYQEVILDHNRRPRNFHALAGASHTAEGYNPLCGDRLTLYLKLNGETIEDVSFEGAGCAISKASASLMTDAVKGRTKAEAEALFARFHRMVTTPPDQPIEEMGKLSSLAGVREFPVRVKCASLAWHTLKAAFNDERRTSTE encoded by the coding sequence ATGTCCGACCTCGCGGACCTCTACCAGGAGGTCATCCTCGATCACAATCGGCGGCCGAGGAACTTCCACGCGCTCGCCGGCGCCAGCCACACGGCCGAAGGCTACAACCCGTTGTGCGGCGACCGCCTGACCTTGTATCTGAAGCTGAACGGCGAGACGATCGAGGACGTGTCGTTCGAGGGGGCGGGGTGTGCGATTTCCAAAGCCTCCGCGTCGCTGATGACCGATGCGGTCAAGGGGCGGACGAAGGCGGAGGCGGAGGCGCTGTTCGCGCGCTTCCACCGGATGGTCACGACCCCGCCCGACCAGCCGATCGAAGAGATGGGGAAGCTGTCGTCGCTGGCCGGCGTTCGCGAGTTCCCCGTGCGGGTGAAGTGCGCGAGTCTCGCCTGGCACACGCTGAAAGCGGCGTTCAATGACGAACGCCGTACGTCCACGGAATGA
- a CDS encoding IscS subfamily cysteine desulfurase, translating into MKPLYLDYHATTPVDPRVLEAMLPFFTERFGNPNSKQHAWGWDARDAVEAARAQVAALINASAGEIVFTSGATESSNLALRGVAAARGDGPRHVITTAIEHKSVLDVCRGLETAGCAVTILGVNSGGLVDPAALKRALRPETVLVSVMAANNEIGTVQPMAALGAIVREHGALFHTDAAQAAGKVPIDVRAMNVDLLSLTAHKFYGPKGCGALFIRKARPRIAIAPQAVGGGQENGVRSGTLNVPGIVGLGRAAEICRVEMAGEAARLSTLRDRLLHGLRARVPGLRVNGTLEQRLPHNLHISFDGIEGERLLMALGDLAVSTGSACASGSQAPSHVLQAIGATSDMAAASIRFGLGRSTTEADVDYAIERVSAVVTALLATTLLSH; encoded by the coding sequence GTGAAGCCCCTCTACCTCGATTACCACGCCACCACGCCGGTGGATCCGCGCGTCCTCGAGGCGATGCTGCCGTTCTTCACCGAGCGGTTCGGCAATCCGAACAGCAAGCAGCACGCCTGGGGCTGGGACGCGCGCGACGCGGTCGAAGCGGCGCGGGCCCAGGTGGCGGCGCTGATCAACGCCTCTGCCGGCGAAATCGTGTTCACCAGCGGCGCGACCGAGTCGAGCAACCTCGCGCTCCGCGGCGTGGCGGCGGCGCGCGGCGACGGGCCGCGCCACGTGATCACGACCGCGATCGAGCACAAGTCGGTGCTCGACGTGTGCCGCGGCCTCGAGACCGCCGGATGCGCGGTCACGATCCTCGGCGTGAACAGCGGCGGGCTGGTCGATCCGGCGGCGCTGAAGCGCGCGCTGCGCCCCGAGACGGTGCTCGTCAGCGTGATGGCGGCGAACAACGAGATCGGCACGGTGCAGCCGATGGCGGCGCTCGGCGCGATCGTGCGCGAGCACGGCGCGCTGTTTCACACCGACGCCGCGCAGGCGGCCGGCAAGGTGCCGATCGACGTGCGGGCGATGAACGTCGATCTGCTGTCGCTCACCGCGCACAAGTTCTACGGTCCCAAGGGCTGCGGCGCGCTGTTCATCCGCAAGGCGCGGCCGCGGATCGCGATCGCGCCGCAGGCGGTCGGCGGCGGGCAGGAGAACGGCGTGCGTTCGGGCACCCTGAACGTGCCGGGGATCGTCGGTCTCGGCCGTGCGGCGGAGATCTGCCGCGTCGAGATGGCCGGGGAAGCGGCGCGCCTGAGCACGCTGCGCGACCGGCTGCTCCACGGACTCCGCGCCCGCGTGCCCGGCCTGCGCGTCAATGGCACGCTCGAGCAGCGGCTGCCGCACAACCTGCACATCAGCTTCGACGGCATCGAAGGAGAGCGCCTGCTGATGGCGCTCGGCGATCTGGCCGTATCCACCGGATCCGCCTGCGCCTCGGGCAGCCAGGCGCCCTCGCACGTCCTGCAGGCGATCGGCGCGACCTCCGACATGGCGGCCGCCTCCATCCGTTTCGGACTCGGCCGTTCGACGACCGAGGCCGACGTCGATTACGCGATCGAACGCGTCTCAGCCGTGGTCACGGCCCTGCTGGCAACGACCTTGCTCTCGCACTGA